A DNA window from Aspergillus nidulans FGSC A4 chromosome I contains the following coding sequences:
- a CDS encoding protein set9 (transcript_id=CADANIAT00006863), which yields MPSSKARSSPSVDRRERLTLAKLASYDDVATDALVDCAYFWTKTRKNRTKYIPVRGLAEDTVAHILLHDVIVAKDVSAAERKILDLIGMKRYLAKLPNDREKDWFRKHLRKYIQMYLPDCPFEVTTTNRYTITEHEAAICARKFIPQGQEIKYLSGTLVPMTKEEERDLDLKRKDFSIVMSSRRKTPSFFLGPARFANHDCSANGRLVTRGSEGMQVVATRDIYIGEEITVSYGEDYFGIDNCECLCLSCERVPRNGWSQNLAPGPQSKPSTPEPKASEDHLTPRKRKAQSDIDSDSSPSSTPRKRGKFTPRGSKLRSQLSLTEDIAISIESEPRVPSSNLALSAQEAGDSGKSSSAGDNVESSGTDSESLTSITPQESQRSSASTAATSVFDEAVSLNTRPTKSAVTTAAPAESSIAAEAPLSTTIPETDIKLEVEPSCEPTTTVTAQLDTTVRADSCVSDISSSTKLEDGSEALEHVKKPRKPRTKRVYLTIEPESKLNRVPGDYTKTPKLLAHSYDRWVDCHTCNAWFVQQNSYLTRRECPRCERHSMLYGFRWPKTEKEGPNDDEERVMDHRTIHRFLYPEEEALVSRRGRGVSFGLTPTPELSDMRSETPDSEALDERGNTRVTRRRTRAIRVTTV from the exons ATGCCGTCCTCAAAGGCCCGGTCCAGTCCGTCCGTGGACCGGCGCGAACGTCTGACGCTTGCGAAACTGGCCAGCTATGACGATGTCGCAACAGATGCGCTGGTTGACTGT GCTTATTTTTGGACCAAAACCCGCAAAAATCGAACGAAATATATCCCTGTCCGCGGCCTGGCCGAAGATACCGTGGCCCATATCCTTTTACACGATGTTATAGTCGCGAAGGATGTGAGCGCAGCAGAACGGAAAATACTAGATCTAATTGGCATGAAGAGATACCTGGCAAAATTACCCAACGACCGCGAAAAGGACTGGTTCCGCAAACACCTTCGCAAATATATACAGATGTACCTTCCCGACTGTCCGTTTGAGGTCACGACCACCAATCGCTACACAATCACCGAACATGAGGCCGCTATTTGCGCCCGGAAATTTATCCCACAAGGCCAGGAGATCAAGTACTTGAGCGGAACTTTGGTGCCGATgaccaaggaagaagagcgggatTTGGATTTGAAAAGAAAAGATTTTAGCATCGTGATGTCGAGCCGGAGGAAAACACCGTCATTCTTCTTGGGTCCTGCCCGCTTCGCGAATCATGACTGCAGCGCCAACGGGCGTCTGGTGACTCGAGGTTCGGAAGGGATGCAGGTCGTCGCCACTCGAGACATCTATATCGGCGAGGAAATTACGGTTTCGTACGGTGAAGACTATTTTGGGATTGACAACTGCGAATGTCTATGCCTCAGTTGTGAACGCGTTCCCCGCAACGGATGGTCACAGAACCTAGCTCCTGGGCCACAAAGCAAACCGTCTACGCCAGAACCAAAGGCTAGTGAAGACCACCTTACGCCGAGGAAACGCAAGGCCCAATCAGATATCGATTCGGACAGCTCCCCCTCTTCAACTCCTAGGAAGCGGGGAAAGTTCACACCACGTGGTTCCAAACTGCGGTCTCAGTTGTCTCTTACCGAAGATATTGCTATCTCAATTGAGTCCGAGCCTCGTGTTCCATCGTCGAATCTGGCCTTGTCGGCGCAAGAGGCCGGCGATTCCGGAAAGAGCAGTTCAGCCGGAGATAATGTGGAATCTTCGGGGACCGATTCTGAATCTCTTACCTCCATAACCCCTCAAGAATCACAGCGATCATCGGCATCCACTGCTGCAACTTCAGTGTTCGATGAAGCCGTATCACTCAATACGAGGCCAACCAAATCTGCGGTAACAACTGCGGCGCCGGCAGAAAGTTCAATAGCGGCCGAGGCGCCTTTATCTACGACAATCCCTGAAACTGATATCAAACTTGAGGTGGAACCTTCTTGCGAACCCACCACTACTGTAACGGCACAATTAGACACTACGGTGCGCGCTGATAGCTGTGTAAGCGATATCTCAAGTTCTACCAAGTTAGAAGACGGATCAGAAGCTCTGGAGCACGTGAAGAAACCTAGAAAACCCAGAACCAAGAGGGTCTATTTGACCATTGAGCCGGAGTCAAAACTGAatcgagttcctggagatTACACCAAAACACCAAAACTACTAGCGCACTCGTATGACCGCTGGGTAGACTGCCACACTTGCAACGCTTGGTTCGTACAACAAAACTCCTATCTAACCCGGAGAGAGTGCCCTCGCTGCGAGCGCCACTCCATGCTGTATGGGTTCCGCTGGCCGAAGACCGAGAAAGAGGGCCCgaacgatgatgaggagagaGTCATGGACCATCGCACCATCCATCGGTTCCTGTACCCCGAGGAAGAGGCCCTTGTATCTCGCAGGGGCCGTGGGGTCAGTTTCGGCCTCACCCCCACCCCGGAGCTGTCTGATATGCGCAGCGAGACTCCTGATAGCGAGGCTCTCGACGAACGAGGCAATACGCGAGTGACTAGACGGCGCACTAGAGCTATCCGAGTAACTACTGTGTAA
- a CDS encoding mitochondrial 54S ribosomal protein YmL38/YmL34 (transcript_id=CADANIAT00006864), whose amino-acid sequence MIQLKTLLNCIDNSGAAVVECVNVLKKKRAATVGDRIVIVVQKQRNFGPEGTSSTGIANKVRRGDIRHAVVVRVKKEMQRPDGTLVKFDDNACVLVNKSGDPIGTRMNGVVATELRGRQWSKILSLAPMHV is encoded by the exons ATGATTCAATTAAAG ACGTTATTGAATTGCATCGATAACTCCGGCGCCGCCGTCGTCGAATGCGTGAACGTCTTGAAAAAGAAGCGGGCCGCAACAGTTG GTGACCGGATTGTAATTGTCGTTCAGAAACAACGGAACTTCGGACCTGAGGGCACGAGCAGCACCGGCATCGCCAACAAAGTTCGCCGAGGAGACATTCGACACGCTGTCGTGGTCCGggtgaagaaggaaatgCAAAGGCCGGACGGAACCCTTGTCAAGTTTGATGATAACGCTTGCGTGCTGGTGAACAAATCCGGAGACCCCATCGGAACCAGAATGAACG GCGTTGTGGCGACAGAACTTCGGGGAAGGCAGTGGTCGAAGATCCTCTCATTGGCGCCAATGCACGTATAA